From the Rhodoferax sp. WC2427 genome, one window contains:
- a CDS encoding YfgM family protein, with translation MANHLDLEEQEQLDELKAFWNRFGNLITWALIVVLAGFAGWNGYQYWQRSQSAQAAALYDEVDRAAKAGDTARIERAFGDMKDKFGRTTFAQQAGLLAAKTLYDKGNVDASKAALTWVAEQSSEDGYQPVARLRLASVLLEAKSYDEAMKQLSGSFPKEFEPLVADRKGDVFALQGKKAEAIAQYKAAYTGLDERDDYRRIVEIKLNSLGVDPRPATPVVAAASPVTVEIKK, from the coding sequence ATGGCAAACCACCTCGACCTTGAAGAACAAGAACAGCTTGACGAACTCAAAGCCTTCTGGAACCGCTTCGGCAACCTGATCACCTGGGCGCTGATCGTGGTGCTGGCCGGGTTTGCGGGCTGGAACGGCTACCAGTACTGGCAGCGCAGCCAATCCGCCCAGGCTGCCGCCCTGTATGACGAGGTAGACCGCGCCGCCAAGGCCGGGGACACCGCCCGGATAGAGCGCGCCTTTGGCGACATGAAAGACAAGTTCGGCCGCACCACGTTTGCCCAGCAAGCTGGTTTGCTGGCCGCCAAAACCCTGTACGACAAAGGCAATGTCGATGCCAGCAAAGCCGCACTGACCTGGGTGGCCGAGCAATCGTCCGAAGACGGCTACCAGCCTGTGGCGCGTCTGCGCCTGGCCAGCGTGCTGCTGGAAGCCAAGTCCTACGACGAAGCCATGAAGCAGCTGTCCGGCAGCTTCCCGAAAGAATTCGAGCCCCTGGTGGCCGACCGCAAGGGCGACGTGTTCGCCCTGCAAGGCAAAAAAGCCGAGGCGATTGCCCAGTACAAAGCCGCCTACACCGGTCTGGACGAGCGTGACGACTACCGCCGCATCGTCGAAATCAAGCTCAACAGCCTGGGCGTGGACCCCCGTCCTGCCACCCCTGTGGTTGCCGCCGCCAGTCCTGTCACCGTAGAAATCAAAAAATAA
- the hisS gene encoding histidine--tRNA ligase, with protein MADKISAVKGMNDILPPDSARWEWLEDKVRTQMARSAYRMVRTPILEPTALFVRGTGETTDIVEKEMYSFEDRLNGEQLTLRPENTPGVVRAAIQHNLTYDGGKRLYYMGPMFRHERPQRGRYRQFYQLGAEALGFAGPEVDAELMLLANDVLAGLGLRNVRVEMNSLGVPAERQAHRAALITYFEQHRDLLDADAQRRLLTNPLRILDTKNPAMQALVQDAPQLLSYLGDASRKHLDTVQSLLTACGVQWTINPRLVRGLDYYSHTVFEFITDELGAQGTLCGGGRYDGLFELLGGKPTPAVGWGMGIERVLELIKEQGAELPALVADAYAVVPDAAALPVAMQTLQALRRAGVQVQMHAGASEGMGSMKSQLKKADGSGARYALIFGADELAQNLVLVKSLRDGSGVQTTQALADVAVWAATLQS; from the coding sequence ATGGCTGACAAAATCAGTGCCGTCAAAGGCATGAACGACATACTGCCGCCCGACTCTGCGCGTTGGGAGTGGCTGGAGGACAAGGTCCGTACGCAGATGGCGCGCTCGGCCTACCGCATGGTCCGTACGCCCATCCTCGAGCCCACGGCGCTGTTTGTGCGCGGCACTGGCGAAACCACCGATATCGTCGAAAAGGAGATGTACTCCTTTGAAGACCGCCTCAACGGCGAGCAGCTCACCCTGCGCCCCGAAAACACCCCCGGCGTGGTGCGCGCCGCCATCCAGCACAACCTCACCTACGATGGTGGCAAGCGCCTGTACTACATGGGCCCGATGTTCCGCCACGAGCGGCCCCAGCGTGGCCGCTACCGCCAGTTCTACCAACTCGGTGCCGAGGCCCTGGGCTTTGCCGGCCCCGAGGTGGATGCCGAGCTGATGCTGCTGGCCAACGACGTGCTGGCCGGTCTGGGCCTGCGCAATGTGCGGGTCGAGATGAATAGTCTGGGTGTGCCCGCCGAGCGCCAGGCCCACCGCGCCGCGCTGATCACTTACTTCGAGCAGCACCGCGACCTGCTGGATGCCGATGCCCAGCGCCGCCTGCTGACCAATCCGCTGCGCATCCTGGATACCAAGAACCCCGCCATGCAGGCCCTGGTGCAAGACGCGCCGCAGCTGCTCAGCTACCTGGGAGACGCCTCGCGCAAGCACCTGGACACCGTTCAAAGCCTGCTGACCGCCTGCGGTGTGCAGTGGACCATCAACCCGCGCCTAGTGCGCGGCCTGGATTACTACAGCCACACCGTATTCGAGTTCATCACCGACGAGCTGGGCGCCCAGGGCACGCTGTGCGGAGGAGGGCGCTACGACGGCCTGTTCGAGCTGCTGGGTGGCAAACCCACCCCCGCGGTGGGCTGGGGCATGGGTATCGAGCGCGTGCTGGAACTCATCAAGGAGCAGGGCGCCGAGCTGCCCGCCCTGGTGGCCGATGCCTACGCCGTGGTGCCCGATGCCGCCGCCTTGCCGGTAGCCATGCAAACTCTCCAGGCCCTGCGCCGCGCTGGCGTGCAGGTGCAGATGCACGCAGGTGCCAGCGAGGGCATGGGCAGCATGAAGTCGCAGCTCAAGAAGGCCGACGGCAGCGGGGCCCGGTACGCGCTGATCTTTGGGGCCGACGAGCTGGCGCAAAACCTGGTGCTGGTGAAATCCCTGCGCGACGGCAGCGGGGTGCAAACCACCCAGGCCCTCGCCGACGTGGCCGTGTGGGCCGCCACCCTACAATCGTAA
- the hflC gene encoding protease modulator HflC: MNRIGFIGSSLLVVLALLSSMLFVVDQRQFGVVYALGQIKDVITEPGLNFKLPPPFQNVSYLDKRLLTLDSTDAEPVLTAEKQRVVIDWYVRWRITAPSDYIRNVGLDENAGANQLNRVVRNAFQEEVNKHTVKDLLSLKREVLMADVKREVLEAVQGAKPWGVDVVDVRITRVDYVEAITESVYRRMEAERKRVANELRSTGAAEGEKIRADADKQREVTIANAYRDAQKIKGEGDAEASRLYADSFGKDASFAQFYRSLDAYKSSFSKKSDVMVLDPSSDFFKAMRGSGSTANAVAAPAKK; this comes from the coding sequence TTGAACAGAATTGGTTTTATTGGGTCTTCCTTGCTGGTGGTGCTGGCGCTGCTGAGCTCGATGTTGTTTGTGGTGGACCAGCGCCAGTTTGGCGTGGTTTACGCGCTGGGCCAGATCAAGGACGTGATTACCGAGCCGGGCTTGAATTTCAAGCTGCCGCCGCCGTTCCAGAACGTCAGCTACCTCGACAAGCGCCTGCTGACCCTGGACAGCACCGATGCCGAACCCGTGCTGACGGCGGAAAAGCAGCGTGTGGTCATTGACTGGTATGTGCGCTGGCGCATCACTGCCCCGTCGGACTACATCCGTAACGTGGGCCTGGACGAAAACGCCGGTGCCAACCAGCTCAACCGCGTCGTGCGCAATGCCTTCCAGGAAGAAGTCAACAAGCACACCGTGAAAGACCTGCTGTCGCTCAAGCGCGAAGTGCTGATGGCCGACGTGAAGCGCGAAGTGCTGGAAGCCGTGCAAGGTGCCAAGCCCTGGGGTGTGGACGTGGTAGACGTGCGCATTACCCGTGTGGACTACGTGGAAGCCATCACCGAATCGGTGTACCGCCGCATGGAGGCTGAGCGCAAGCGCGTGGCCAACGAGTTGCGCTCCACCGGTGCCGCCGAAGGTGAAAAAATCCGCGCCGATGCCGACAAGCAACGCGAAGTGACGATTGCCAACGCCTACCGCGATGCGCAAAAGATCAAGGGCGAGGGCGATGCCGAGGCTTCGCGTCTGTACGCCGATTCGTTTGGCAAAGATGCGAGTTTTGCGCAGTTCTACCGCAGCCTGGATGCCTACAAGTCCAGCTTCAGCAAGAAGAGCGATGTGATGGTGCTCGACCCATCCTCCGACTTCTTCAAGGCCATGCGTGGCAGTGGCAGTACCGCAAATGCGGTTGCCGCACCGGCCAAGAAATAA
- the hfq gene encoding RNA chaperone Hfq translates to MSNKGQLLQDPFLNTLRREHVPVSIYLVNGIKLQGQIESFDQYVVLLRNTVTQMVYKHAISTIVPGRAVNFSAADDTTAAEPAA, encoded by the coding sequence GTGAGCAATAAAGGGCAGCTTCTTCAAGACCCATTTCTCAATACTTTGCGCCGTGAGCATGTACCCGTGTCGATTTACCTCGTCAACGGCATCAAGCTCCAAGGCCAGATTGAGTCTTTTGACCAGTACGTTGTGCTCTTGCGCAACACCGTGACCCAAATGGTCTACAAGCACGCCATCTCCACCATCGTCCCCGGTCGCGCAGTCAATTTCTCGGCTGCAGACGACACGACGGCGGCAGAGCCAGCGGCTTGA
- the hflK gene encoding FtsH protease activity modulator HflK, translating to MNLNLRAFSLAALPGRIRGMFNLNDPRWGRGDDKSDADAPPKADEPAKNTPNKGQGPNQGPPDLDELWRDFNRKLGGLFGGVKGGQRPNGNNGGSNGGSGGGFQPDMKSAGIGVGLIAAVVVLIWLGTGFFIVQEGQQAVITQFGKYKSTVGAGFNWRLPYPIQRHELVFVTQIRSVDVGRDSIIKATGLRESAMLTEDENIVEIKFAVQYRLSNARAFLFESKDPTGAVVQAAETAVREVVGKMKMDSALADERDQIGPRVRTLMQTILDRYNVGIEVVGINMQQSGVRPPEQVQAAFDDVLKAGQERERAKNDAQAYANDVVPRAVGSASRLKEESEAYKARIVAQADGDAQRFRSVLAEYQKAPQVTRDRMYLDTMQQVYGNVTKVLVDSRQGSNLLYLPLDKIMQMSAQTGAAAAAPADPSAAVPVAPAAPAALSNDARSRDISRSRDRDVR from the coding sequence ATGAATCTCAACTTACGGGCCTTTAGTTTGGCCGCCTTGCCGGGTCGCATCCGGGGCATGTTCAATCTGAACGATCCCCGCTGGGGCCGTGGTGACGACAAGTCGGATGCCGACGCACCACCCAAGGCGGATGAGCCCGCCAAAAACACGCCCAACAAAGGCCAGGGTCCCAACCAGGGTCCGCCGGATCTGGACGAACTGTGGCGCGATTTCAACCGCAAGTTGGGCGGCCTGTTTGGTGGCGTCAAGGGCGGCCAGCGTCCAAATGGCAACAACGGTGGCAGCAATGGTGGTTCTGGCGGCGGCTTCCAGCCCGACATGAAGAGCGCCGGTATCGGCGTGGGTCTGATCGCCGCCGTGGTGGTGCTGATCTGGCTGGGCACCGGCTTCTTCATCGTGCAAGAAGGCCAGCAGGCCGTGATCACCCAGTTTGGTAAATACAAGTCGACCGTGGGTGCCGGTTTCAACTGGCGCCTGCCGTACCCCATCCAACGCCATGAGCTGGTGTTTGTGACACAGATCCGCTCGGTCGATGTGGGGCGCGACTCCATCATCAAGGCCACCGGCCTGCGCGAATCGGCCATGCTGACCGAAGACGAAAACATCGTCGAAATCAAGTTCGCCGTGCAATACCGCCTGAGCAATGCCCGCGCTTTCCTGTTTGAAAGCAAGGACCCCACCGGTGCGGTGGTGCAGGCGGCCGAAACCGCAGTGCGCGAAGTGGTGGGCAAGATGAAGATGGATTCGGCCCTGGCCGATGAGCGCGACCAGATCGGCCCGCGCGTGCGCACCCTGATGCAAACCATTCTGGACCGCTACAACGTCGGTATCGAGGTGGTCGGCATTAACATGCAGCAAAGCGGCGTACGCCCACCCGAACAGGTGCAGGCTGCATTTGACGATGTGCTCAAAGCCGGCCAGGAACGCGAGCGCGCCAAGAACGACGCGCAAGCCTATGCCAACGACGTGGTGCCCCGTGCGGTGGGTTCCGCCTCGCGCCTGAAAGAAGAGTCCGAAGCCTACAAGGCCCGTATCGTGGCCCAGGCTGACGGTGATGCCCAACGTTTCCGCTCGGTGCTGGCCGAATACCAAAAGGCCCCGCAGGTGACCCGCGACCGCATGTACCTGGACACCATGCAGCAGGTTTACGGCAACGTGACCAAGGTGCTGGTGGACTCACGCCAGGGTTCCAACCTGCTGTACCTGCCCCTGGACAAAATCATGCAAATGTCGGCCCAGACAGGAGCGGCTGCCGCGGCGCCTGCAGACCCGTCTGCCGCTGTACCGGTGGCACCTGCTGCGCCCGCAGCTTTGTCCAACGATGCCCGTTCGCGCGATATTTCGCGCTCGCGTGACCGCGACGTACGCTAG
- the hflX gene encoding GTPase HflX codes for MPLAILVGVDLGTPHFDKELEELGLLAETAGMRVVARITCKRQAPDAALFVGSGKADEIKLLAQMHGATEILFDQSLSPAQQRNLERHCELPVNDRTMLILTIFAQRARSHEGKLQVELARLQYLSTRLVRRWSHLERQSGGIGMRGGPGEKQIELDRRMLGESIKRTKERLAKVVKQRSTQRRQRARRDAFTISLVGYTNAGKSTLFNALVKARAYTADQLFATLDTTTRQLYLGEAGRSVSLSDTVGFIRDLPHGLVDAFRATLQEAADADLLLHVVDASNPNFPEQMAEVALVLREIGAADVPQLLVFNKLDALDKARWPLQLQDMFEVDGQPVPRIFLSAQSGEGLPALRQKLSELAIAKTPIAESEVQSPEWHEEAARLGTIDE; via the coding sequence ATGCCACTGGCCATTCTGGTCGGCGTTGATCTAGGCACTCCCCATTTTGACAAAGAGCTCGAAGAGCTCGGCTTGCTGGCCGAAACGGCTGGCATGCGCGTGGTGGCCCGCATCACCTGCAAGCGCCAGGCACCCGATGCGGCCCTGTTTGTCGGCAGCGGCAAAGCCGACGAAATCAAGCTTCTGGCGCAAATGCATGGCGCGACCGAGATTTTGTTCGACCAAAGCCTCAGTCCGGCCCAGCAGCGCAACCTGGAACGCCACTGCGAGCTGCCGGTTAACGACCGGACCATGCTGATCCTGACCATCTTTGCCCAGCGCGCCCGCAGCCATGAAGGCAAGTTGCAGGTCGAACTGGCGCGCTTGCAGTACCTGAGCACCCGGCTGGTGCGGCGCTGGTCCCATCTGGAGCGGCAAAGCGGCGGTATCGGCATGCGCGGCGGCCCCGGCGAAAAGCAGATCGAGCTGGACCGCCGCATGCTGGGCGAATCCATCAAACGCACCAAAGAGCGCTTGGCCAAAGTGGTGAAGCAACGCAGCACCCAACGCCGCCAACGCGCCCGCCGCGATGCCTTCACGATCTCGCTGGTGGGCTACACCAACGCGGGCAAATCCACACTGTTCAATGCCTTGGTGAAGGCCCGCGCCTACACCGCAGACCAGCTGTTTGCCACGCTGGATACCACCACCCGCCAGCTCTATCTGGGCGAGGCTGGGCGCTCGGTGTCGCTGTCAGACACCGTGGGTTTCATCCGCGACCTGCCGCACGGCCTGGTGGATGCCTTCCGCGCCACACTGCAAGAGGCCGCCGATGCCGACTTGCTACTGCATGTGGTGGACGCCTCCAACCCGAATTTTCCTGAGCAGATGGCCGAAGTGGCCTTGGTGCTGCGCGAGATTGGCGCTGCCGATGTGCCCCAGTTATTGGTATTTAACAAGCTGGATGCCCTTGATAAAGCCCGTTGGCCGCTCCAACTGCAAGACATGTTCGAGGTGGACGGCCAGCCGGTGCCCCGGATATTTTTAAGTGCCCAGAGCGGTGAGGGCCTGCCTGCGCTGCGCCAGAAACTGTCAGAGCTGGCAATCGCCAAAACGCCTATTGCCGAATCAGAGGTGCAATCCCCTGAGTGGCATGAGGAAGCTGCCCGATTGGGCACAATAGACGAATGA
- the bamB gene encoding outer membrane protein assembly factor BamB — MPSVQILRASAASFLIAALAACSSTPDKPKPADLPANVSLLGVRQAWSAKLGDVSFPLTTSVSGNTVAVASNNGTLLALDGATGRELWRASVGAPLSAGVGSDGKVTAVVTRENEVVALEAGRVLWRQRLGAQTYTAPLVAGGRVFLLAADRSVAAFDGQTGRRLWNQQRTGEALVLGQSSVLLAVGDTLVAGMSGRLVGMNPANGSTRWEAAIAAPRGTNEVERLVDLVGSVSRVGNVVCARAFQSAVGCVDAQSGRLLWTKPALSSEGVGGNDTAVFGTEGDGNVLAWSRVDGERLWSSERLRYRTLSAPLAVGRSVVVGDGSGLVHFLSREDGSALTRMPTDGSAIAADPVLAGNTVVVVTHNGGVFGFQPE; from the coding sequence ATGCCTTCTGTGCAGATTCTGCGCGCGTCAGCAGCTAGTTTTTTGATAGCGGCTTTGGCGGCCTGCTCCAGCACGCCCGACAAGCCTAAACCCGCCGATCTGCCCGCCAATGTGTCTCTGCTGGGCGTACGCCAGGCCTGGAGCGCCAAGCTGGGCGATGTGAGCTTCCCGTTGACCACCAGCGTGAGTGGCAACACAGTGGCCGTGGCCAGCAACAACGGCACCCTGCTGGCGCTGGATGGCGCCACGGGCCGCGAACTGTGGCGTGCTTCGGTGGGCGCGCCGCTGTCGGCAGGGGTGGGCAGCGATGGCAAGGTCACCGCCGTCGTAACCCGTGAAAACGAAGTCGTCGCGCTGGAGGCGGGCCGGGTGCTTTGGCGCCAGCGCCTGGGCGCACAAACCTATACCGCGCCCTTGGTGGCCGGTGGCCGGGTTTTCTTGCTGGCAGCAGACCGTTCGGTGGCCGCATTTGATGGCCAGACCGGACGCCGACTCTGGAACCAGCAGCGCACGGGCGAGGCCCTGGTGCTGGGCCAGTCCAGCGTCTTGCTGGCGGTGGGCGACACCCTGGTGGCGGGTATGTCGGGCCGCCTGGTCGGCATGAACCCAGCCAATGGCAGCACCCGCTGGGAGGCCGCGATTGCCGCACCCCGCGGCACCAACGAAGTCGAGCGCCTGGTGGATCTGGTCGGCAGCGTCAGCCGTGTCGGCAACGTGGTGTGCGCCCGCGCATTCCAGTCGGCGGTAGGCTGCGTGGATGCCCAGTCGGGTCGTTTGCTGTGGACCAAGCCCGCTCTCTCCTCGGAAGGTGTGGGTGGCAACGACACTGCGGTTTTTGGCACCGAAGGCGATGGCAATGTGCTGGCCTGGAGCCGTGTGGACGGCGAACGCCTGTGGTCTTCCGAGCGCTTGCGCTACCGTACTTTGTCGGCACCGTTGGCCGTGGGTCGCTCGGTGGTGGTGGGCGATGGCTCGGGTCTGGTACATTTCCTGTCCCGCGAAGACGGGTCTGCCTTGACCCGTATGCCCACCGACGGCTCCGCCATCGCGGCCGATCCCGTGCTTGCGGGCAACACGGTGGTTGTGGTTACCCACAACGGCGGTGTGTTTGGCTTCCAGCCTGAATAA
- the ispG gene encoding flavodoxin-dependent (E)-4-hydroxy-3-methylbut-2-enyl-diphosphate synthase, protein MHPALDFSTPIDASAPRVRTTYQAHVRWGARDVTVGGDAPVRVQSMTNTDTVDAIGTAIQVKELALAGSEMVRITVNTPEAAQAVPYIREQLDRMGIDVPLVGDFHYNGHRLLTDFPACAEALSKYRINPGNVGKGDKRDRQFGQMIEAAVRWKKAVRIGVNWGSLDQELLAGLMDENSRRAEPWDAKPVMYQALITSAIESARLAETMGLPPEQIILSCKVSGVQDLISVYRGLAQRCRYALHLGLTEAGMGTKGTVASSAALAVLLQEGIGDTIRVSLTPQPGEARTQEVVVASEILQSLGLRSFVPSVTACPGCGRTTSTTFQELTKQIDDFLRAQMPVWREQYPGVEAMKVAVMGCIVNGPGESKHADIGISLPGTGEAPAAPVYIDGEKNVTLRGDNIAQEFQVIVENYIAKRFGSPVGA, encoded by the coding sequence GCCCTGGATTTTTCGACCCCGATCGACGCCTCCGCACCCCGCGTACGTACCACCTACCAGGCCCATGTGCGCTGGGGTGCGCGTGACGTCACTGTGGGCGGTGATGCGCCGGTGCGGGTGCAGTCCATGACCAACACCGACACCGTGGATGCCATCGGCACCGCCATCCAGGTCAAGGAGCTGGCGCTGGCGGGCTCGGAGATGGTGCGCATCACCGTCAACACCCCCGAAGCCGCCCAGGCCGTGCCCTACATCCGCGAGCAGCTCGACCGCATGGGCATCGACGTGCCCCTGGTCGGCGACTTCCACTACAACGGCCACCGCCTGCTGACCGACTTCCCGGCGTGCGCCGAAGCCTTGTCCAAATACCGCATCAACCCCGGCAACGTGGGCAAGGGCGATAAGCGCGACCGCCAGTTCGGCCAGATGATCGAGGCCGCCGTGCGCTGGAAAAAAGCCGTGCGCATCGGCGTCAACTGGGGCAGCCTGGACCAGGAGCTGCTGGCCGGCCTGATGGACGAAAACAGCCGCCGCGCCGAGCCCTGGGACGCCAAGCCGGTGATGTACCAGGCGCTGATCACCTCGGCCATCGAATCCGCCCGCCTGGCCGAAACCATGGGCTTGCCGCCCGAGCAAATCATTCTGTCGTGCAAGGTCAGCGGTGTGCAGGACCTGATTTCGGTCTACCGCGGGCTGGCCCAGCGTTGCCGTTACGCCCTGCACCTGGGCCTGACCGAGGCCGGCATGGGCACCAAGGGCACGGTGGCCTCCAGCGCCGCCCTGGCCGTGCTGCTGCAAGAAGGCATTGGCGACACCATTCGCGTCTCGCTCACGCCCCAGCCCGGCGAGGCCCGCACCCAGGAAGTGGTGGTCGCGTCGGAGATTCTGCAGTCGCTGGGCCTGCGCAGTTTTGTGCCCAGCGTCACCGCCTGCCCCGGCTGTGGCCGCACCACCAGCACCACCTTCCAGGAACTGACCAAGCAGATCGACGACTTCCTGCGTGCCCAGATGCCCGTCTGGCGTGAGCAGTACCCCGGTGTCGAGGCCATGAAGGTGGCGGTGATGGGCTGCATCGTCAACGGCCCCGGCGAAAGCAAGCATGCCGACATCGGCATCAGCCTGCCTGGCACCGGTGAAGCGCCCGCTGCGCCGGTCTACATCGACGGCGAGAAGAACGTCACCCTGCGCGGCGACAACATCGCTCAGGAATTCCAGGTGATCGTCGAAAACTACATCGCCAAGCGCTTTGGCAGCCCGGTCGGGGCTTAA
- a CDS encoding DUF2065 domain-containing protein — protein MEDAGNSLWAALALVLVIEGLLPFLSPGGWRRMFQQMLALQDGQLRFFGLCSIVAGLLLLWFVS, from the coding sequence TTGGAAGACGCAGGCAACAGCCTCTGGGCCGCCCTGGCCCTGGTGCTGGTGATAGAAGGGCTGTTGCCCTTTCTGTCACCGGGTGGCTGGCGGCGCATGTTCCAGCAGATGCTGGCCTTGCAAGACGGCCAGCTGCGGTTTTTCGGCCTGTGCAGCATCGTTGCAGGCCTGCTCTTGCTCTGGTTCGTGTCTTAG
- the der gene encoding ribosome biogenesis GTPase Der: MKPVLALVGRPNVGKSTLFNRLTKTRDAIVADFAGLTRDRHYGNGRQGKHEYIVIDTGGFEPDADSGIYKEMAKQTRQAVAEADVVIFVVDARGGLSAQDHDIAKYLRRLGKPCILTANKAEGMTEGHQLIEFFELGLGAVYPISAAHGQGIRDLVDLALAPLNLADPDEEAEEEDIGVTKLAVAGRPNVGKSTLINTWLGEERLVAFDMPGTTRDAISVPFERNGHKFELIDTAGLRRKGKVFEAIEKFSVVKTLQAIETCHVVLLLIDATQGVTDQDAHIAGYILESGRSVVLAINKWDAVDAYQRQLVMRSIETRLAFLKFASMHFISAIKRQGLGPLWASILQAHQAAMCKMSTPVLTRLLLEATAFQSPQRAGMFRPKLRYAHQGGMNPPIIIIHGNSLEHVTEAYKRFLEGRFRKAFNLTGTPLRIQMKSAANPYSGKDD, encoded by the coding sequence ATGAAACCAGTTTTGGCCTTAGTCGGTCGCCCCAATGTGGGCAAATCAACCCTTTTCAACCGCCTCACCAAGACGCGGGACGCCATCGTGGCGGACTTTGCCGGTCTGACCCGCGACCGCCACTACGGCAATGGCCGCCAGGGCAAGCACGAGTACATCGTGATTGACACCGGCGGTTTCGAGCCCGATGCGGACAGCGGCATTTACAAGGAAATGGCCAAGCAGACCCGCCAGGCCGTGGCCGAAGCCGATGTGGTGATTTTTGTGGTCGATGCCCGGGGCGGCTTGTCGGCGCAAGACCACGATATCGCCAAATACCTGCGCCGTCTGGGCAAGCCCTGCATTTTGACGGCCAACAAGGCCGAGGGCATGACCGAAGGCCACCAACTGATCGAGTTCTTTGAGTTGGGCCTGGGCGCGGTGTACCCGATTTCTGCCGCACACGGTCAGGGCATCCGCGACCTGGTTGATCTGGCGCTGGCCCCGTTGAACCTGGCCGATCCGGACGAGGAAGCCGAGGAGGAAGACATCGGTGTGACCAAACTGGCCGTGGCCGGTCGCCCCAATGTGGGCAAGTCCACCCTGATCAACACCTGGCTGGGCGAAGAGCGCCTGGTGGCCTTCGACATGCCTGGCACCACCCGCGATGCCATCAGCGTGCCCTTCGAGCGCAACGGCCACAAGTTCGAGCTGATCGATACGGCCGGTTTGCGCCGCAAGGGCAAGGTCTTTGAAGCCATCGAGAAGTTCTCGGTGGTCAAGACCCTGCAGGCGATCGAGACCTGCCACGTGGTACTGCTGCTGATCGACGCCACCCAGGGCGTGACCGACCAGGATGCCCACATTGCGGGCTATATCCTGGAAAGCGGCCGCTCGGTGGTGCTGGCCATCAATAAATGGGATGCGGTGGATGCCTACCAGCGCCAGTTGGTGATGCGTTCCATCGAGACGCGCCTGGCCTTTTTGAAGTTTGCCTCGATGCACTTCATTTCTGCCATCAAGCGCCAGGGCCTGGGGCCACTATGGGCCTCGATCCTGCAAGCCCACCAGGCGGCCATGTGCAAGATGTCCACCCCGGTGCTGACCCGCCTGCTGCTGGAGGCCACGGCTTTCCAGAGCCCGCAGCGCGCCGGGATGTTCCGCCCCAAATTGCGCTACGCGCACCAAGGTGGCATGAACCCGCCGATCATCATCATCCATGGCAATTCGCTGGAGCATGTGACCGAGGCCTACAAGCGCTTCCTGGAGGGACGCTTCCGCAAGGCCTTCAATCTGACGGGTACGCCGCTGCGTATCCAGATGAAGTCGGCGGCGAATCCTTATTCCGGCAAAGACGATTGA